Proteins from a genomic interval of Desulfofustis limnaeus:
- a CDS encoding VWA domain-containing protein, whose translation MSNEPKKGTANARVVPVHRSSSREITSFLKKAARVDPTRSGRLIFALDATMSRQPTWDRAITIQASMFDAVGQAGGLSVQLVYFRGYGECRASKWVLNAAALRDLMTGIECRGGHTQIGKVLDHARRETAKERLSALVFIGDALEEDVDLLCQKAGELGLLGVRGFFFQEGADPLVERAFREMARLTNGACFHLGGDSARELAALLGAIAIYAHGGLKALTASSRHEARRLLTQLGG comes from the coding sequence ATGAGTAACGAGCCAAAAAAGGGAACCGCGAATGCCAGAGTGGTGCCTGTGCATCGTTCCTCCTCCAGGGAGATAACCTCCTTTCTGAAAAAAGCCGCCCGTGTTGACCCTACCCGCAGCGGCCGGCTGATCTTCGCCCTCGATGCGACCATGAGCCGGCAGCCCACCTGGGATCGGGCCATCACCATCCAGGCCTCGATGTTCGATGCGGTCGGCCAGGCCGGCGGCTTGTCGGTACAGCTGGTCTACTTTCGCGGGTACGGTGAATGTCGAGCCTCGAAGTGGGTGCTCAATGCCGCTGCCCTGCGCGATCTGATGACCGGCATTGAATGCCGCGGCGGCCATACTCAGATCGGTAAAGTGCTTGATCACGCCCGACGGGAGACGGCGAAAGAACGGCTGTCGGCTTTGGTCTTCATTGGTGATGCGCTGGAGGAAGATGTCGATCTGCTGTGCCAGAAAGCGGGGGAACTCGGGTTGTTGGGGGTGCGCGGTTTCTTCTTTCAAGAGGGTGCCGATCCCTTGGTTGAGCGAGCGTTTCGCGAGATGGCACGGCTCACCAACGGAGCTTGTTTTCATCTCGGTGGTGATTCTGCTCGGGAGTTGGCCGCACTTCTCGGCGCCATCGCGATCTATGCTCACGGCGGTCTCAAGGCTTTGACCGCCAGCTCCCGTCACGAGGCACGGCGACTGCTCACGCAATTGGGTGGATAA
- a CDS encoding efflux RND transporter permease subunit: MIRWFAAHPTAANLLLLLLLAAGLFSAPALRRETFPDFRPTEIQIEIEYRGASAADVEDALCRRIDEAVRSVEYLEELICVAQDNLAVATATMEPNGDVIRFRNDIESEINALNDLPDRSEKPVIREMHRTDLVGSLAVSGNLPLSQLENYVLELEERLLTLPGVAAIRIRGLSNRQWQVEMERDVLAQYGLSARELAQRLSRQNIDMPLGILETAERDILLRFTDQRRSLADLETLVVVADHLGGELTLGEMATIREVGEHPEELVWFNGQRALVLEISKSLHGDSLQVMEDIKALRQAEEQRLHRLINLAITQDMTSIVRDRLQMLVKNGITGLILVLVVMSLFFRPRLALWAVLGLPAAFAGAFAVMAATGLSLNMITLVALLMAIGIVMDDSIVITDNSAAVAAGQASPLQGVVDGTRQVVPGVMSSFLTTAAVFVPLSFLAGEMGSVLEVLPVVLVAALVASLVEAFLILPHHLIASSSRSGKHRDSRFRAALEHRFARFREQVGRLADGAIRQRYAVLALVITVLLASVGFMAGGHIGREAMPEIDGDVLEARILMAQGTPLVRTEDVARHVETALRRLDQRYTPDQPNGVALAKAIQVRFNENASANEKGSHVATVSVDLLTAERRTITLEELSAAWRKEIGAVPGLLSLIISEPGFGPAGIPIEIRLQGQDLAALKRAAQDVAQHLAGYGGVTNVIDDLRLGKPQYRFSLSQGAYGLGLTAEEVAAQLRAALLGQITDTQRIGNWDIDILVRQLTAERSSLDDLAQQTIRLPDGRQIPLDMVVRSEETRDWARITRIDGRRTVTVRADVDARQANAQAIVKAMKADWLQGFRQNYPKISLSFEGQVTRSAETGRSIGRGLLIGLLGIFVILSFQFRSYLEPLIVMLSIPLAFMGAVWGHVLMGYYLSMPSLIGAASLAGIVVNNAILLIHFIKEHRLRGMTAQAAAGQASRDRLRAIIISTGTTIVGLLPILLETSTQATAVKPVVISVVFGLLVSTMLVLWVIPALYVLFGDWGMTRSLTAAETAPDQLEIR; this comes from the coding sequence ATGATCCGCTGGTTTGCGGCCCATCCCACTGCGGCCAACCTCCTGCTGCTGCTGTTACTGGCGGCCGGCCTCTTTTCCGCACCTGCTCTGCGGCGGGAGACCTTTCCCGATTTTCGACCGACCGAGATACAGATCGAGATCGAATACCGGGGTGCCAGTGCTGCCGATGTGGAGGATGCCCTCTGCCGCCGCATAGATGAGGCCGTTCGCAGCGTCGAGTACCTGGAGGAGCTGATCTGTGTGGCCCAGGATAACCTTGCCGTGGCCACGGCTACCATGGAGCCAAACGGCGATGTGATCCGCTTTCGCAACGACATCGAGTCCGAGATCAACGCCCTGAACGACCTTCCGGACCGCTCCGAAAAGCCGGTGATCCGCGAGATGCACCGGACCGACCTGGTCGGCTCCTTGGCTGTCAGCGGCAATCTGCCGCTGTCCCAGCTGGAAAATTACGTCCTGGAGCTGGAAGAGCGTCTCCTAACCCTGCCGGGAGTCGCCGCCATTCGGATCCGCGGCCTGTCGAATCGCCAGTGGCAGGTTGAGATGGAGCGCGACGTTCTGGCCCAGTATGGACTGTCGGCCCGGGAACTGGCCCAACGTCTGAGCCGGCAGAACATCGATATGCCGTTGGGCATTCTGGAAACGGCAGAGCGCGATATCCTGCTGCGCTTCACCGACCAGCGTCGCTCTCTTGCCGATCTGGAAACCCTGGTGGTCGTGGCCGATCACCTGGGAGGTGAGCTGACTCTGGGCGAGATGGCCACCATCCGCGAAGTTGGCGAACACCCGGAAGAACTGGTCTGGTTCAACGGCCAGCGGGCTCTGGTGTTGGAGATCAGCAAATCTTTGCACGGCGATTCTTTGCAGGTGATGGAGGACATCAAGGCTCTGAGGCAGGCAGAGGAGCAGCGGCTGCACCGGCTGATAAATCTCGCCATCACCCAGGATATGACCAGTATCGTCCGTGACCGTCTACAGATGCTGGTCAAAAACGGGATAACCGGGCTGATTCTGGTGTTGGTGGTGATGAGTCTGTTTTTCCGTCCACGACTGGCACTCTGGGCGGTGCTCGGCCTGCCCGCCGCCTTTGCCGGTGCGTTTGCGGTCATGGCCGCCACCGGTCTATCGCTGAACATGATCACGCTGGTAGCGCTGCTGATGGCGATCGGCATCGTCATGGACGACTCCATCGTCATCACCGATAATAGTGCGGCCGTGGCTGCCGGACAGGCATCCCCGCTGCAGGGCGTCGTCGACGGTACGCGCCAGGTCGTTCCCGGTGTCATGTCGTCATTTCTGACTACGGCGGCGGTGTTCGTGCCGCTGTCTTTTCTCGCCGGTGAGATGGGATCGGTTCTCGAAGTCCTGCCGGTGGTGCTTGTCGCCGCCCTGGTAGCCAGTCTGGTTGAGGCCTTCCTCATCCTGCCGCATCATCTCATCGCCAGTTCCTCCCGGTCGGGCAAACACCGTGATTCTCGCTTCAGAGCGGCCCTTGAACACCGTTTCGCCAGATTTCGTGAGCAGGTCGGGCGGCTGGCGGACGGCGCCATCCGCCAGCGTTACGCGGTCCTCGCCTTGGTTATCACCGTTTTACTTGCCTCGGTCGGTTTCATGGCGGGAGGACACATCGGCAGAGAGGCCATGCCCGAGATCGACGGCGATGTACTTGAAGCCCGTATCCTGATGGCCCAAGGGACACCGTTGGTCCGCACCGAGGACGTTGCCCGCCACGTTGAAACGGCCCTGCGCCGACTCGACCAGCGTTACACGCCAGACCAGCCGAATGGCGTCGCCTTGGCAAAAGCCATCCAGGTCCGGTTCAACGAAAATGCCAGCGCCAATGAAAAAGGCTCCCATGTGGCCACGGTAAGCGTCGACCTGCTCACCGCCGAGCGCCGCACCATTACCTTGGAAGAACTGAGCGCTGCTTGGAGAAAGGAGATCGGTGCCGTACCCGGATTGCTTAGCCTGATCATCAGCGAACCCGGGTTCGGGCCGGCGGGCATCCCCATCGAGATCAGACTGCAGGGGCAGGATCTTGCCGCACTCAAACGGGCGGCTCAAGACGTGGCCCAACATCTGGCCGGCTATGGTGGCGTCACCAATGTCATCGACGACCTGCGCCTCGGCAAACCGCAATACCGCTTTTCCTTGAGCCAAGGGGCCTACGGGCTCGGCCTCACCGCCGAGGAGGTGGCGGCGCAGCTACGGGCCGCCTTGCTGGGCCAGATCACCGATACTCAGCGGATCGGCAACTGGGATATCGATATTCTGGTACGTCAGTTGACCGCCGAACGTTCAAGCCTCGACGACCTGGCCCAGCAAACGATTCGTCTGCCGGACGGCCGGCAGATCCCCCTGGATATGGTCGTTCGTAGCGAAGAGACCCGTGACTGGGCACGCATCACCAGGATCGATGGCAGGCGGACGGTCACCGTCAGAGCCGACGTGGATGCCCGCCAGGCAAACGCGCAGGCCATCGTCAAGGCGATGAAAGCGGATTGGCTGCAGGGATTTCGCCAGAACTATCCGAAAATCTCGCTGTCGTTCGAGGGGCAGGTCACCCGCTCGGCCGAGACCGGCAGATCCATCGGTCGCGGATTGCTGATCGGTCTGCTCGGCATCTTCGTCATCCTGTCATTCCAGTTCCGCAGCTACCTCGAGCCGCTGATCGTCATGCTCTCCATCCCGCTGGCCTTCATGGGCGCCGTCTGGGGGCACGTCCTGATGGGCTACTATCTGTCCATGCCGTCGCTGATCGGCGCCGCTTCGCTAGCCGGCATCGTGGTCAACAATGCCATTCTGCTCATCCACTTCATCAAGGAACACCGGCTGCGGGGAATGACGGCCCAAGCCGCCGCCGGCCAGGCCAGCCGCGATCGGTTGCGGGCCATTATCATCTCCACCGGCACCACCATCGTCGGGCTGCTGCCTATCCTGCTAGAGACCAGCACCCAGGCAACCGCCGTCAAACCGGTGGTCATTTCAGTGGTGTTCGGCCTGCTGGTCTCAACGATGCTTGTCCTGTGGGTGATTCCGGCGCTCTATGTGCTGTTCGGCGACTGGGGGATGACCCGCTCGCTCACGGCTGCCGAAACCGCCCCGGACCAGCTCGAAATCAGATAG
- a CDS encoding PqqD family protein, translating into MDFDRVVELASGFVLEAVDDEFTVYHPTETITLYLNKTGALLWQMCDGRRTVAEIVDLLVEAYPHQRQEIATEVTGFVEALVERGVARLR; encoded by the coding sequence ATGGATTTTGATCGTGTTGTAGAATTGGCCTCCGGCTTTGTCTTGGAAGCGGTTGATGACGAGTTCACCGTGTATCATCCCACCGAGACGATCACGCTGTACCTCAACAAGACCGGGGCGTTGCTCTGGCAGATGTGCGACGGACGGCGGACCGTGGCCGAGATCGTCGACCTGCTTGTCGAGGCCTATCCGCATCAGCGGCAAGAGATAGCGACCGAAGTCACCGGGTTCGTCGAGGCGTTGGTAGAGCGTGGCGTAGCCAGGTTACGCTGA
- a CDS encoding J domain-containing protein — MIIFVSLILAVAILVVVQLLLRTPAEKSAALITGNWPLLMVAIGVLLTLLGRGGIGVPLSLLALSWWQRKRYVGRATGGRGRGQKSKVRTTVLEMELDHDTGAMDGWVLAGMFEGARLSRLDREDLLKLYRENASDGESIALLEAYLDRCFNDWREQAGTREGSGPDDATGSAPMTRDEAYQILGLEPGASEEEIHQAWRRLMKKVHPDSGGSAFLAAKINAARETLLD, encoded by the coding sequence ATGATCATTTTTGTTTCCCTGATTCTGGCGGTGGCGATCTTGGTGGTGGTCCAACTGCTGCTGCGCACGCCGGCGGAAAAGAGCGCGGCACTGATCACTGGTAACTGGCCGTTGCTCATGGTCGCCATCGGTGTCTTGTTGACCCTTTTGGGACGAGGGGGAATCGGGGTGCCGCTCTCTTTGCTGGCGTTGTCCTGGTGGCAGCGGAAGCGCTACGTCGGTCGAGCGACCGGCGGTCGGGGACGAGGCCAGAAATCGAAGGTCCGGACAACAGTGCTGGAGATGGAGTTGGACCATGACACCGGTGCGATGGATGGCTGGGTGTTGGCTGGGATGTTCGAGGGGGCACGCCTGTCCCGCCTCGACCGGGAGGATCTGCTGAAGCTCTACCGGGAAAACGCATCCGACGGTGAGAGTATCGCTTTGCTGGAAGCCTATCTCGATCGCTGCTTCAACGACTGGCGTGAACAGGCCGGCACCCGGGAAGGAAGCGGGCCGGACGATGCTACCGGTTCCGCCCCCATGACCCGGGATGAGGCCTATCAGATACTTGGTCTGGAGCCGGGTGCCTCGGAAGAGGAGATTCATCAGGCCTGGCGTCGCCTCATGAAAAAAGTGCATCCCGACAGCGGCGGTTCCGCCTTTCTTGCCGCCAAGATCAACGCGGCTCGTGAGACGTTGCTCGATTAA
- a CDS encoding glycerophosphodiester phosphodiesterase — MHRLSQTELSRTPPAPIYIAHRGLSARFPENTMAAFEAAMAAGAAMIELDVTFSRDRRLAVIHDERVNRTTNGRGPVSAHTMKQLQRLDAGSWFDPAFAGQAIPELADVLDLVNGRIAVNIEIKPEAYESSSRDDAVERQILDLLAERNMLDDAIISSFAWWSLARVRSLSPAVAIGLLSARPADEHLLFWYRRLGGFSWHPDWRVVTAAQVALLHTAGARVFPFIAAGRIDSARLLAMGVDGLIVDDPSQMAAHQWS, encoded by the coding sequence ATGCATCGTCTAAGCCAGACCGAACTCAGCCGCACCCCACCGGCCCCGATCTATATTGCGCACCGTGGCCTCAGCGCCCGTTTTCCAGAAAATACCATGGCCGCCTTCGAGGCAGCCATGGCAGCCGGCGCGGCCATGATCGAGTTAGACGTCACGTTCTCCCGAGATCGACGTCTTGCAGTCATCCATGATGAACGGGTGAACCGCACCACCAACGGCCGCGGCCCGGTATCGGCACACACCATGAAGCAGCTGCAGCGTCTGGACGCCGGCAGCTGGTTTGATCCTGCATTCGCCGGTCAAGCCATTCCCGAACTGGCAGACGTCCTTGATCTGGTCAACGGCCGGATAGCCGTCAATATCGAGATCAAACCGGAAGCGTACGAATCGTCGAGCCGGGACGACGCTGTTGAACGGCAGATTCTCGACCTGCTGGCAGAGCGAAACATGCTTGACGATGCCATCATCTCCAGCTTCGCCTGGTGGTCCCTAGCCCGGGTGCGCAGCCTGTCCCCGGCGGTAGCCATCGGATTGCTCTCCGCTCGGCCGGCCGACGAGCACCTTCTCTTCTGGTATCGACGGCTGGGCGGCTTCTCATGGCACCCGGACTGGCGCGTGGTCACCGCCGCGCAGGTTGCTCTGCTGCATACTGCGGGTGCCAGGGTCTTCCCCTTCATCGCCGCCGGGCGGATCGACAGCGCCCGGCTGCTGGCCATGGGGGTGGACGGCCTGATCGTCGACGACCCGTCCCAGATGGCGGCCCATCAGTGGTCTTGA
- a CDS encoding omptin family outer membrane protease, which yields MRRSGFIHRFSNTFVVASLVAAAGVATAPFEAGAAQYQVSVGTERMSGDTTYQIGFPGVAPNGVRYDGYFPFSELAWPLDIWLARVDGRATINDQWRINLSIKKNLSTPDDEMTDSDWLTPADPSILDVYSEFSISDFDALIVDADIQWTFLRQDAFSLFLGAGLLYQNFDYESKLLYQYSPSGMPGFAFVGDGRVGITYEMTYTMPYLKIGGDLQLGPRFTLQTSFAYSPLVEAEDTDRHLLRELGGKYSTGDLDGTGYAVDVSGTYYMTPALYLEAGFHYRYIEVDGEQTQVYGVGIPIGTFREESESTQTSGYLSVGYRF from the coding sequence ATGAGACGGTCCGGGTTTATCCATCGATTCTCGAACACTTTTGTCGTTGCCTCGCTCGTGGCGGCTGCCGGCGTCGCTACTGCCCCGTTTGAGGCTGGAGCGGCGCAGTACCAGGTCTCGGTCGGCACGGAGAGGATGAGTGGAGATACCACCTATCAGATCGGTTTCCCTGGCGTGGCTCCGAACGGAGTCCGCTATGACGGCTATTTCCCGTTCAGCGAATTGGCCTGGCCGCTCGATATCTGGTTGGCCAGGGTGGATGGCCGGGCAACCATCAACGACCAATGGCGGATCAACCTCAGTATCAAAAAGAATCTGAGTACCCCCGATGATGAGATGACCGACTCCGACTGGTTGACTCCGGCCGACCCCTCAATTCTCGATGTCTATTCGGAGTTCAGTATCAGCGATTTCGACGCGCTGATCGTCGATGCCGATATACAGTGGACCTTTCTTCGACAAGATGCCTTTTCCCTGTTCCTCGGAGCCGGCCTGCTCTATCAGAATTTTGATTATGAATCGAAGCTGCTGTATCAGTATTCGCCGTCCGGCATGCCGGGTTTCGCTTTCGTCGGCGACGGCCGGGTCGGCATTACCTACGAGATGACCTACACCATGCCGTACCTGAAGATCGGCGGCGATCTGCAACTGGGTCCACGTTTTACCTTGCAGACCAGTTTCGCCTATTCGCCCTTGGTTGAGGCTGAGGATACCGATCGACATCTGCTCCGGGAACTGGGCGGCAAGTACTCGACCGGTGATCTTGACGGCACCGGCTATGCCGTTGATGTCAGTGGCACCTACTACATGACTCCGGCGCTCTATCTGGAAGCAGGTTTTCATTACCGATATATCGAAGTGGATGGCGAGCAGACCCAGGTGTATGGGGTGGGTATACCGATCGGGACGTTCCGGGAAGAGAGCGAATCGACGCAGACATCGGGCTATCTGTCGGTCGGTTATCGGTTTTGA
- a CDS encoding nucleotidyltransferase domain-containing protein produces MIRRILGLCSRNHGHQAMYFLLQQAVAAFTGSGGDWGELITEAEYQGVAPLLAKHLSAIDCRLPRETRRQLQGLCLRSRRANAIRGETTASVLTRCRAAGIEVLAVKGVALSTFAYSEPGLRPMRDVDLLAAEKDLSRLQEILVELGFRLVEEESVPDDFYHLTPLCKEVEGLPVPIEVHRNLLPFHAQYQRWPLERSLAGARSITIGHGEARTLSLEDTLTHCYLHGFQAPLTYEPFRLIHVADLVSLVETYRHEIDWQLLQHHQPRFCNVLSRLHFLTPWQDDVVEELHLVVDDAPHGVGRPYRGWPQRKLTEEPLSQWWKLTRETIWPAQWWLQLYYGHLDGVWYHRMRWFEHPRTVWRWMKTYARAGRKSSKRDTR; encoded by the coding sequence ATGATACGTCGGATACTTGGTCTCTGTTCCCGTAACCATGGCCATCAGGCCATGTATTTCCTGCTGCAGCAGGCAGTCGCGGCCTTTACCGGTTCAGGCGGTGACTGGGGCGAGCTGATAACGGAGGCGGAGTACCAGGGAGTGGCACCGCTGCTTGCCAAACACCTGTCTGCCATCGATTGCCGCTTGCCCCGAGAGACCCGGCGCCAGCTGCAGGGGCTTTGCCTGCGCAGCCGTCGAGCCAACGCTATTCGCGGTGAAACGACGGCGTCAGTTCTCACCAGGTGCCGGGCCGCCGGTATCGAGGTGCTGGCCGTCAAAGGTGTCGCGCTGAGCACCTTTGCCTATAGTGAACCCGGGCTGAGGCCGATGCGTGATGTGGACCTCCTGGCGGCCGAAAAAGATCTCAGCCGACTGCAGGAAATCCTCGTCGAACTGGGGTTTCGTCTGGTCGAAGAGGAGTCGGTGCCGGATGATTTCTACCACCTGACGCCGCTGTGCAAGGAGGTAGAGGGATTACCGGTCCCGATCGAGGTACACCGCAACCTGCTGCCGTTTCATGCCCAGTATCAACGCTGGCCGCTTGAACGGTCCCTGGCCGGGGCCCGTTCCATCACGATCGGTCACGGCGAGGCTCGTACCCTGTCCCTGGAAGACACGCTAACTCACTGTTACCTCCACGGTTTCCAGGCACCGCTGACCTATGAGCCGTTTCGCCTGATCCATGTGGCCGATCTGGTCAGTCTGGTGGAGACGTATCGGCATGAAATCGATTGGCAGCTGTTGCAACACCACCAGCCGCGCTTCTGCAATGTGCTTTCCCGTCTGCACTTCCTTACCCCCTGGCAGGACGACGTCGTGGAAGAGTTGCACCTCGTCGTCGACGATGCGCCCCATGGTGTCGGTCGACCCTACCGGGGCTGGCCGCAGCGTAAGCTGACTGAGGAGCCCCTGTCCCAGTGGTGGAAATTGACTCGGGAAACCATCTGGCCGGCTCAGTGGTGGTTGCAGCTCTATTACGGCCACCTTGACGGAGTATGGTATCACCGCATGCGCTGGTTTGAGCACCCGCGTACCGTCTGGCGGTGGATGAAGACCTATGCGCGGGCCGGACGCAAGTCGTCCAAACGGGATACACGCTAG
- a CDS encoding metallopeptidase family protein, with protein MDRDTFSQLTEQVFDALPDLLLAKVDNVVFVVEEWPDEETLAAMGIDSRLDLLGLYQGVPLDERSHDLSGSLPDQIFLYQRPIEYWAEVDDLPVYDVIYDTLVHEIGHHFGFDEDQLTALENGDGDSDDW; from the coding sequence ATGGATCGGGACACATTTAGCCAATTGACCGAGCAGGTCTTCGACGCCCTGCCGGACTTGTTGCTGGCCAAAGTCGACAACGTGGTCTTTGTGGTCGAAGAGTGGCCCGACGAGGAGACACTCGCCGCCATGGGGATCGACTCCCGCCTCGATCTACTTGGACTCTATCAGGGGGTGCCGCTCGATGAACGCAGTCACGACCTGAGCGGGTCCCTTCCCGACCAAATTTTCCTCTATCAGCGCCCCATCGAGTATTGGGCCGAAGTGGACGACTTGCCGGTCTACGATGTCATTTACGACACTCTGGTCCATGAGATCGGTCATCACTTCGGCTTCGATGAGGACCAGTTGACTGCCTTGGAAAACGGCGATGGAGACAGCGACGATTGGTAG
- a CDS encoding efflux RND transporter periplasmic adaptor subunit has translation MPERINLKKLATILAGLAFGLILLFFFVAHRQYPTHGEVSPVVPTLTVIEAELLPFKLKASGNGVAQPAETWQAIANVAGEVIEKHPRLESGHLLPKGTLLLALDPSRYELAIAAAEAEIATLQAEQMQIETEEDNTSRLLELEQGRLALAEKELSRIKTLAGSGAVSQSQLDEQLRAALLQRQAVTTLENQQRLFSARRTRLDAQIRRGVSLLDQARRDLEDTRFIAPYDLRLGEVEAALHQYVAPGQRLFAADNIEAAEIEARIPLSSLRRLLPAAMRSEPHPQALDIGDIIDFSAVEAQVTLVGVPGTGWSGRVTRIASGLDPATRTARVVIEVEQPYRHAAPPARPILQRDMFVHVELAAAAPLPLLALPATAIHQGEIYLVDEQNRLRRRSVIVDFRQQDLAVISSGVKPGELVIVDDPGLALEGMPLQPQVDRDLGALLRRRALGDEQ, from the coding sequence ATGCCCGAGCGAATCAATCTCAAGAAACTCGCGACTATCCTCGCCGGTCTGGCGTTCGGATTGATACTGCTGTTTTTCTTCGTGGCACATCGCCAATATCCGACGCACGGTGAGGTTTCGCCGGTCGTACCGACCTTAACGGTTATCGAAGCCGAACTCTTGCCATTCAAGCTCAAGGCCTCCGGAAACGGCGTGGCACAACCCGCTGAAACCTGGCAGGCAATCGCCAACGTTGCCGGTGAAGTGATCGAGAAGCATCCCCGCTTGGAAAGCGGCCACCTGCTGCCCAAGGGGACGCTCCTGCTGGCGCTGGATCCCAGCCGGTACGAGTTGGCCATCGCTGCCGCCGAGGCCGAAATCGCCACGCTCCAGGCTGAGCAGATGCAGATCGAAACCGAGGAGGACAACACGAGCCGTCTCTTGGAACTGGAACAAGGGCGTTTGGCCCTGGCGGAAAAGGAGTTGTCTCGCATCAAAACCCTGGCCGGCAGCGGCGCGGTATCGCAGTCCCAACTCGATGAACAGCTTCGCGCGGCGCTGCTGCAGCGTCAGGCGGTCACCACCCTGGAAAACCAGCAACGGTTGTTCAGTGCTCGCCGGACCCGGCTCGACGCCCAGATCCGGCGTGGTGTCAGCCTCCTCGACCAGGCCCGTCGAGACCTCGAGGATACCCGTTTTATCGCTCCATACGACCTGCGTCTCGGAGAGGTCGAGGCGGCGCTGCACCAATACGTCGCGCCGGGCCAGCGGCTCTTTGCTGCCGACAACATCGAAGCTGCGGAAATCGAAGCGCGCATTCCCCTTTCGTCCTTACGGCGCTTGCTGCCTGCTGCGATGCGCAGCGAACCGCACCCCCAGGCCCTGGACATCGGGGATATCATCGATTTCTCCGCCGTCGAGGCCCAGGTCACACTCGTGGGGGTTCCCGGCACCGGTTGGTCGGGCCGAGTCACTCGGATCGCCAGCGGTCTTGACCCGGCAACCCGGACCGCCCGGGTGGTGATCGAGGTGGAGCAACCCTATCGCCATGCCGCGCCCCCGGCCCGCCCCATCCTGCAACGCGACATGTTCGTTCATGTCGAACTGGCGGCCGCGGCGCCGCTACCGCTTCTGGCGCTGCCGGCCACCGCCATACATCAAGGCGAAATCTATCTCGTCGACGAGCAGAACCGCCTCCGGCGACGTTCTGTCATCGTCGATTTCAGGCAGCAGGACCTGGCCGTAATCAGTTCCGGTGTGAAACCCGGAGAACTGGTCATTGTTGACGATCCGGGTCTTGCCCTCGAAGGCATGCCGCTGCAGCCCCAGGTGGACAGGGACCTGGGCGCTCTTCTGCGCCGGCGCGCCCTGGGAGACGAGCAATGA
- a CDS encoding nitrite reductase yields the protein MAKEKLTILLPTGHLPLGLMEAARQLAAVHSLRVYLTNRQNLRLIDIPGHAYEEVRQELAKAGARFQEPGLFPLPTVCVGKPDCRHGLFDTEAVSTEIMRQFDGCFPSGSRLKIAVSGCCRCCSGAKLADIGVMGTRDGCDVFAGGKGGAAPIVGCRVARGVALGEVIRIIEDLVAFHQHKGVPGQRIAELMDDPEFPLSAC from the coding sequence ATGGCCAAAGAAAAACTCACCATCCTGTTGCCGACCGGACATTTGCCCCTGGGACTTATGGAAGCTGCCCGGCAGCTGGCGGCAGTGCACTCGCTGAGAGTATATCTGACCAACCGGCAAAACCTCCGTCTGATCGATATCCCGGGGCACGCTTACGAGGAAGTGCGACAGGAACTGGCAAAGGCCGGGGCCAGATTCCAGGAACCGGGGTTATTTCCGCTGCCGACCGTGTGCGTGGGGAAACCCGACTGCCGGCACGGCCTTTTTGACACCGAGGCGGTAAGCACGGAGATCATGCGCCAGTTCGATGGATGTTTCCCGTCCGGATCCCGTCTGAAAATCGCGGTGTCCGGTTGTTGTCGCTGTTGCTCCGGGGCGAAACTGGCTGATATCGGCGTTATGGGCACCAGGGACGGATGCGATGTGTTTGCCGGCGGCAAGGGCGGGGCAGCCCCGATCGTTGGCTGCCGGGTCGCTCGCGGCGTGGCGCTTGGCGAGGTGATCCGGATCATCGAGGACCTGGTCGCTTTCCACCAGCATAAAGGTGTACCAGGTCAGCGGATTGCCGAGCTTATGGACGATCCTGAATTTCCCCTTTCCGCCTGTTGA